The Pseudorca crassidens isolate mPseCra1 chromosome 3, mPseCra1.hap1, whole genome shotgun sequence genome includes the window ttttctttcttaaataaagtTCCCATAAAGTCCCTATAATTGACAGCGGATAATTATTTTCAGCTTGAGGAAACTGTCCTGAAACTCTTAATAAGATTGCCAGCCAAAAGAACAAAATGTGTTTACTTGAGCCATTTCcagaagggagggaaaggagaccttggggtgaggtggggaaagGCGATGGAGACAGAGAGGGGCATCTATGCACTGCAACAACTCTTGGACGCCCTGCGTGGTCCCGCGAGTGACAAGCCAGAGAGACGGGGCGGGCAGGGTGGCAAAGAgcctgggtggggggtgggagggagcgcgCTACGGGGAGGGGGTTAGGCGGCGCAATGTATACACCCGGGGGGGGGGTGATTTAGTGTGAAAGTATTCCACTTAATCATTTTACAGGAGTTGGGGACGTAAATATTTAGCTGGCCACATCTGGAACAgatccccccccccccctccgTGGGGTGGGGTGGATAATTGGAAGGAGGGGAGCGCGCATTTGTTACTTACTGTACGGGCAGTTCTCCTTCTTGGTACCGCTGACCTTCCCGTtctcaatcttgagaaagtactTGGTGAAAGAGAAGAGCTTTCTCCAGCGGACATCTCCTTGGAGGTGATTGTAGCTCCGCACATGCCTCCCCGcactggaaggagaggagaaggacGAGGAAGAAGAGGAGTTGGTGGCCTCTGGTGACACCATGCCCTGACCAAGGGCTTGGCAGGTGACAGGGACGGAAGACACTAAGAACAGCaacaagaagcagcagcagcagccgggCAGGTGGGGAAAGGCTGAGGCACAATGTGTCAGTATCCATTTCCACATTGTACTGAAACTCTCGGCACTGGAAATTGTCTCATCAGAAGGAACATACTGGAACGGTAAGACCTGGTGCGAGGCAAGGAGACAGCTGGAGGTGGCGGCCGCTGGTTAGCTCCCTCTGGGCTCGGATC containing:
- the FGF10 gene encoding fibroblast growth factor 10, coding for MWKWILTHCASAFPHLPGCCCCFLLLFLVSSVPVTCQALGQGMVSPEATNSSSSSSFSSPSSAGRHVRSYNHLQGDVRWRKLFSFTKYFLKIENGKVSGTKKENCPYSILEITSVEIGVVAVKAINSNYYLAMNKKGKLYGSKEFNNDCKLKERIEENGYNTYASFNWQHNGRQMYVALNGKGAPRRGQKTRRKNTSAHFLPMVVHS